The Microlunatus antarcticus genome window below encodes:
- the proB gene encoding glutamate 5-kinase has protein sequence MDTAAEGDRAVVATAHRVVVKVGSSSLTSAAGGIDPDRIGALVDALVAARLAGREVVLVSSGAIAAGLAPLGMRSRPHDLANQQAAASVGQSLLMEHYGRLFARAGLGVGQVLLTVDDVTRRGNYRNAFRTFGRLLELGVVPVVNENDTVATHEIRFGDNDRLAALVAHLVHADALVLLSDVDALWTAHPASPGAQRIEVVGGPVDLAGVDVTRRGSAVGTGGMQTKIEAAGIATSAGIPVVLTDAPHAAAALAGERVGTLFTPTGKRRPTRLLWLRHASDAKGRLVLDAGAVRAVVQRKASLLPAGITEVEGHFASGEPVDLVGPDGVVVARGLVAYDSDELPALLGRTTRDLVEELGASYERTVVHRDALVVLAD, from the coding sequence GTGGACACCGCCGCTGAGGGCGACCGGGCCGTCGTCGCCACCGCCCACCGGGTCGTGGTGAAGGTCGGTTCCTCCTCGCTCACCTCGGCGGCCGGCGGCATCGACCCGGACCGCATCGGGGCGCTCGTCGACGCGCTGGTCGCCGCCCGGCTGGCCGGCCGTGAGGTCGTGCTGGTGTCGTCGGGCGCCATCGCGGCCGGGCTGGCCCCGCTGGGCATGCGGTCGCGGCCGCACGACCTGGCCAACCAGCAGGCCGCGGCCTCCGTGGGGCAGAGCCTGCTCATGGAGCACTACGGGCGGCTGTTCGCCCGCGCGGGCCTCGGCGTCGGGCAGGTGCTGCTCACCGTCGACGACGTCACGCGGCGGGGCAACTACCGCAACGCGTTCCGCACGTTCGGCCGGCTCCTCGAGCTCGGCGTCGTGCCGGTCGTCAACGAGAACGACACCGTCGCCACCCACGAGATCCGCTTCGGCGACAACGACCGGCTGGCGGCCCTCGTCGCGCACCTCGTGCACGCCGACGCGCTCGTGCTGCTCAGCGACGTCGACGCCCTCTGGACCGCCCACCCCGCCTCACCGGGGGCGCAGCGCATCGAGGTCGTCGGCGGCCCGGTCGACCTCGCGGGCGTGGACGTCACCCGCCGCGGCTCCGCCGTGGGCACCGGGGGCATGCAGACCAAGATCGAGGCCGCGGGCATCGCCACCTCGGCCGGTATCCCGGTCGTCCTCACCGACGCCCCCCACGCCGCCGCGGCGCTGGCGGGGGAGCGGGTCGGCACCCTCTTCACGCCCACCGGCAAGCGGCGCCCGACGCGGCTGCTCTGGCTGCGCCACGCCAGCGACGCCAAGGGCCGTCTGGTCCTCGACGCCGGCGCCGTACGGGCGGTCGTGCAGCGCAAGGCGTCCCTCCTTCCGGCGGGGATCACCGAGGTCGAGGGCCACTTCGCGTCCGGCGAGCCGGTCGACCTGGTCGGGCCCGACGGCGTCGTCGTCGCGCGGGGGCTGGTCGCGTACGACTCGGACGAGCTGCCCGCGCTCCTCGGCCGGACGACGCGCGACCTGGTCGAGGAGCTCGGGGCCAGCTACGAGCGCACGGTCGTGCACCGTGACGCCCTGGTGGTCCTCGCGGACTAG
- a CDS encoding SRPBCC family protein → MSEPATAPERLEVRRTIHAPASAIFALLRDPQGHVAIDASGMLQDAEGDLVSAVGDTFVVHMDREALGDRPDLTTYDVTVTIRSYEADREISWVVRGPSRPPVGQVYGYRLAPVDAGTTEATSFYDWSDAHPEWKARGIFPVISETALKGTLGILDRTVRRGYVRP, encoded by the coding sequence ATGTCCGAGCCCGCCACCGCCCCCGAGCGCCTCGAGGTACGCCGCACCATCCACGCCCCGGCGTCCGCGATCTTCGCGCTGCTCCGCGACCCGCAGGGTCACGTGGCGATCGACGCCTCGGGGATGCTGCAGGACGCCGAAGGCGACCTCGTGTCCGCCGTCGGCGACACGTTCGTGGTCCACATGGACCGCGAGGCGCTCGGCGACCGCCCCGACCTCACGACGTACGACGTCACCGTGACCATCAGGTCCTACGAGGCCGACCGCGAGATCTCGTGGGTCGTCCGGGGTCCCTCACGCCCGCCGGTCGGCCAGGTCTACGGCTACCGGCTGGCCCCCGTCGACGCGGGCACGACCGAGGCGACGTCCTTCTACGACTGGTCCGACGCCCACCCGGAGTGGAAGGCCCGCGGCATCTTCCCCGTGATCTCCGAGACCGCCCTCAAGGGCACGCTCGGCATCCTCGACCGCACGGTCCGCCGCGGGTACGTCCGCCCCTGA